A region from the Aliarcobacter thereius LMG 24486 genome encodes:
- a CDS encoding type IV pili methyl-accepting chemotaxis transducer N-terminal domain-containing protein: MKKRTISTKIKIIGVFFTLLMASVVATTIYLNNKSQKDATLINIAGKQRMLTQNISKNIFYLYSNRNAPLDELLNSKEEFIYNLNNLKNRKDLSNTKIDSQVLKVEYLWKNFNKNIELFINNIHTLNNDELKIIVDNIYESNPTLLNKVDELVSLYTINSEQKVSLLQNTQYLFAILILFLILYSFLELKTMEKNAINFLEESKRVMEQNLAEPLKPLEIDAEKELIEASNMFNSFINKINLAIKDSNNALIQSQNASYKLEELTNEFDEILNALRDKNELSNHLNRSEDIAIETHEQLIFSTKRVEELKKELEKIASTLEENK; this comes from the coding sequence ATGAAAAAAAGAACTATTAGCACAAAAATAAAAATAATTGGAGTATTTTTTACACTATTGATGGCAAGTGTAGTTGCAACAACTATCTATTTAAATAATAAAAGCCAAAAAGATGCAACACTGATAAATATAGCTGGAAAGCAAAGAATGCTTACACAAAATATATCTAAAAATATATTCTATCTTTACTCAAATAGAAATGCACCTTTAGATGAGTTGCTAAATAGTAAAGAAGAGTTTATCTATAATCTTAATAATCTAAAAAATAGAAAAGACTTATCAAATACAAAAATAGATTCTCAAGTTTTAAAAGTAGAATATCTCTGGAAAAACTTTAATAAAAATATAGAACTTTTTATAAATAATATTCACACTTTAAATAATGATGAATTAAAAATAATAGTAGATAATATTTATGAATCAAATCCTACCCTTTTAAATAAAGTAGATGAATTAGTAAGCCTATATACAATAAATAGTGAACAAAAAGTTAGTCTTTTACAAAATACACAGTATCTTTTTGCAATATTAATCTTATTTTTAATACTTTATAGTTTTTTAGAGTTAAAAACTATGGAAAAAAATGCTATTAACTTCTTAGAAGAATCAAAAAGAGTAATGGAACAAAATTTAGCTGAACCACTTAAACCACTAGAAATTGATGCGGAGAAAGAGTTAATTGAAGCTTCTAATATGTTTAATAGCTTTATTAATAAAATAAATCTTGCAATAAAAGATTCAAACAATGCACTAATACAATCTCAAAATGCTTCATATAAATTAGAAGAACTAACAAACGAATTTGATGAAATTCTTAATGCTTTAAGAGATAAAAATGAATTATCAAATCATTTAAATAGAAGTGAAGATATAGCTATTGAAACCCATGAACAGCTAATTTTTTCAACAAAAAGAGTAGAAGAGCTTAAAAAAGAGCTTGAAAAAATAGCTTCAACTCTTGAAGAAAATAAATAG
- the rpsO gene encoding 30S ribosomal protein S15, with translation MALDQDLKASIIAKYKRKDGDTGSAEVQIALLSEQIKVLTEHLKVFKKDHSSRLGLLKMVGKRKKLLSYLRGKDYTAFTKLVEDLGIRAK, from the coding sequence ATGGCTTTAGATCAGGATTTAAAAGCAAGTATTATCGCAAAATATAAAAGAAAAGATGGAGATACAGGATCTGCTGAAGTTCAAATCGCATTATTAAGTGAACAAATTAAAGTTTTAACAGAACATTTAAAAGTATTTAAAAAAGATCACTCATCAAGACTTGGTCTATTAAAAATGGTTGGAAAAAGAAAAAAACTTCTTTCTTATTTAAGAGGAAAAGATTATACTGCATTTACTAAACTTGTTGAAGATTTAGGAATTAGAGCAAAATAA
- a CDS encoding DHH family phosphoesterase — protein sequence MRLFHISHTDLDGYACQFLTNKVFSKSTFYNANYGLEVKQALKQALIDIEKYKDEKLLFIISDLNLTPQESAELDKNIDELKEFGCDITLQLLDHHISGKKSSEKYDWYFLDDKRCATKIVFDYLKDNFDSKIDEYKELVDTINAVDIWLENEVENFEFGKVLMSSIIKAREINSILFASLDREYKFYILDKAKDYLNFEDRHIILDNDMHKIKKDFLKENKDDTLDNLSAKYLVKSLDTIKDELTIVYNGQKGLMTYCLGSISIPANSFLRANSDYDFFIDINKKGNASFRADGKLDVSQLAMKLANGGGHINASGCKFEDFVDSIYIQDIKKYIQNKLDNLK from the coding sequence ATGAGATTATTTCATATTTCACACACAGATTTAGATGGTTATGCTTGTCAATTTTTGACAAATAAAGTTTTTTCTAAAAGCACTTTTTATAATGCAAATTATGGTTTAGAGGTAAAACAAGCATTAAAACAGGCATTAATTGACATAGAAAAATATAAAGATGAAAAACTATTATTTATAATAAGTGATTTAAATTTAACTCCACAAGAAAGTGCTGAACTTGATAAAAATATAGATGAATTAAAAGAGTTTGGATGCGATATTACTTTGCAATTATTAGATCATCACATAAGTGGTAAAAAAAGTTCAGAAAAATATGATTGGTATTTTTTAGATGATAAAAGATGTGCTACAAAAATAGTTTTTGATTATTTAAAAGATAATTTTGATTCAAAAATTGATGAATATAAAGAATTAGTAGATACTATAAATGCAGTTGATATTTGGTTAGAAAATGAGGTAGAAAACTTTGAGTTTGGAAAAGTTTTAATGTCATCTATAATTAAAGCAAGAGAGATAAATAGTATTTTATTCGCATCTTTAGATAGAGAATATAAGTTTTATATCTTGGATAAAGCGAAAGATTATTTGAACTTTGAAGATAGACATATAATTTTAGATAATGATATGCACAAAATCAAGAAAGATTTTTTAAAAGAGAATAAAGATGATACTTTAGATAACTTAAGTGCAAAATATTTAGTAAAATCTTTGGATACTATAAAAGATGAATTAACAATAGTTTATAATGGACAAAAAGGGCTTATGACTTATTGTTTAGGCTCTATTTCTATTCCTGCAAATAGTTTTTTAAGAGCAAATAGTGATTATGATTTTTTTATTGATATAAATAAAAAAGGAAATGCATCTTTTAGAGCAGATGGAAAACTTGATGTTTCACAATTAGCTATGAAGTTAGCAAATGGTGGTGGACATATAAATGCAAGTGGATGTAAATTTGAAGATTTTGTAGATTCAATCTATATTCAAGATATAAAAAAATATATTCAAAATAAATTAGATAATTTAAAATAA
- a CDS encoding RrF2 family transcriptional regulator codes for MLLTKKSEYALLSLISISKHEEPINVDQLSKELEISKSFLAKIMQNLAKEGLVVSHRGVNGGFTLNKPIDELTILEIVVAAEERTPMVFECSDSISSCPNNKAKLCNIWPFLNNLQFKVNDFLSQLTLKDIIS; via the coding sequence ATGTTATTAACAAAAAAAAGCGAATATGCACTATTATCACTTATCTCTATTTCTAAACATGAAGAGCCAATAAATGTAGATCAATTATCAAAAGAGCTTGAAATCTCTAAGTCTTTTTTAGCAAAGATTATGCAGAATTTAGCAAAAGAGGGTTTAGTAGTATCTCATAGAGGAGTAAATGGTGGATTTACTTTAAATAAGCCTATTGATGAACTTACAATATTAGAGATAGTTGTAGCAGCTGAAGAGAGAACACCTATGGTTTTTGAATGTTCAGACTCTATAAGCTCTTGTCCAAATAATAAAGCAAAGCTTTGTAATATTTGGCCTTTTCTAAATAATCTTCAATTTAAAGTAAATGACTTTTTATCTCAACTAACTTTGAAAGATATAATATCATGA
- a CDS encoding Crp/Fnr family transcriptional regulator: protein MTLKNCIENLDFFKSLNNDQIELLSSFSFMKNYQKDSILFYQSDKEKHLLFLVKGLIKIYKYDKFDNEIFLYHINPNSLISELSSIENSEIISYSNSAFIENSTILAVDFQKFKEHFLDTDILIKELMNSLLRKNHKLQSLLDRELVFDATAKVAYMLFSDLKLFNSIKRQEVSFMLHIQPETLSRVLKKLTRDNIIEIESQEVIIKDSFLLEAIFKGVSI from the coding sequence ATGACTTTAAAGAATTGTATTGAAAATCTAGATTTTTTTAAGAGTTTAAATAATGATCAAATTGAGTTACTTTCTAGTTTCTCTTTTATGAAGAATTATCAAAAAGATTCAATTCTTTTTTATCAATCAGATAAAGAAAAACATCTACTTTTTTTAGTTAAAGGCTTAATAAAAATATATAAATATGACAAATTTGACAATGAAATTTTTTTATATCATATTAATCCAAACTCTTTAATTAGCGAATTAAGTTCAATTGAAAATAGTGAAATAATCTCTTACTCAAATAGTGCTTTTATAGAAAATTCTACTATTTTAGCAGTAGATTTTCAGAAATTCAAAGAACATTTTTTGGATACTGATATTTTAATAAAAGAGCTTATGAACTCACTTTTAAGAAAAAATCATAAACTTCAATCTCTATTGGATAGAGAATTGGTTTTTGATGCAACAGCAAAAGTTGCGTATATGCTTTTTTCTGATTTAAAACTATTTAATAGTATAAAAAGGCAAGAAGTTAGTTTTATGCTTCACATTCAACCTGAAACTCTATCAAGGGTTTTAAAAAAACTTACAAGAGATAATATAATTGAAATAGAGAGTCAAGAAGTTATAATAAAAGACTCTTTCTTACTTGAGGCTATTTTTAAAGGAGTTTCTATATGA
- the napA gene encoding nitrate reductase catalytic subunit NapA: protein MSLSRRDFLKSSAAASAAAAIGMSIPKDLEAQANVAEGNWRWDKAACRFCGTGCGIMLATKEGKIVAVKGDPAAPVNRGLNCIKGYFNAKIMYGADRLKTPLLRMNKKGEFDKNGDFAPISWERAFDEMEKHIKAALKEKGPEGIGVFASGQYTIMEGYAAVKMMKAGFRSNAIDPNARHCMASAVVGFYQTFGIDEPSGCYDDIELTDTIVCWGSNMAEMHPILWSRVTDRKLSNPDNVKVINISTYRHRTSDIADMEIIFTPNTDLALWNYIAHEIVYNNPEAIDWDFVKEHIVFAASPVNIGYGMRRDDEKSIKDGKYSDKEMEIVKKEMQTIVSETEAPALAPYGYKAGDTMTHKNAGLAHWEISFEEYKKFLEPYNLDYVAKIAKGDPDEDIEVFKKKLKQLADWYIEKSRKVVSFWTMGMNQHTRGTWVNTLAYNVHFLLNKQAKPGSGAFSLTGQPSACGTAREVGTFTHRLPADMMNENPKHREITEKAWNVPLGTINPKGTQAFMKIMRDLEDGNMKFAWVNVNNPWQNTANANHWLKAARQMDNFIVTSDPYPGISAKVSDLVLPSAMIYEKWGGYGNAERRTQLWRQQVLPIGDSMSDTWQWVELSKRFTVKELWGEQSLLSTDNKVKLPSIIEEAKAMGYNEDTTMYEILFANKRAKSYKIDQKDPIQAGFDNTEAFGDSRNVLGSDGKPWKGYGFFIQKYLFEEYADFGRGHAHDLADFDTYHRVRGLKWPVVDGKETSWRFNTKYDPYAKKANPNSDFAFYGTLAKELAQGDLLGVKDKTKKSLKNKAKIFARPYMDPPEMPDNEYPVWLSTGRVLEHWHSGTMTMRVPELYRAVPEALCYMHPEDANKYGVKQGELAWVESRRGKVKARVETRGRNRPSRGLVYVPWFDEKVFINKVCLDATCPQSGQTDFKKCAVKVYKA from the coding sequence ATGTCACTTTCACGAAGAGATTTTCTAAAAAGTTCAGCAGCAGCAAGTGCAGCAGCAGCTATTGGTATGTCTATACCAAAAGATCTTGAAGCACAAGCAAATGTAGCTGAAGGTAATTGGCGTTGGGATAAAGCAGCCTGTAGATTCTGTGGAACAGGTTGTGGAATTATGCTTGCAACAAAAGAGGGAAAAATTGTTGCTGTAAAAGGTGACCCAGCAGCACCTGTAAATAGAGGATTAAATTGTATTAAAGGTTATTTTAATGCAAAAATCATGTATGGAGCTGATAGATTAAAAACTCCTCTTTTAAGAATGAATAAAAAAGGGGAATTTGACAAAAACGGAGACTTTGCACCTATTTCTTGGGAAAGAGCTTTTGATGAAATGGAAAAACATATCAAAGCAGCCTTAAAAGAGAAAGGTCCTGAAGGAATTGGAGTATTTGCAAGTGGTCAATACACAATTATGGAAGGTTATGCTGCTGTTAAAATGATGAAAGCTGGATTTAGATCAAATGCTATTGATCCAAATGCAAGACACTGTATGGCTAGTGCGGTTGTTGGTTTTTATCAAACTTTTGGTATTGATGAACCAAGTGGTTGTTATGATGATATTGAACTTACAGATACAATTGTTTGTTGGGGTTCAAATATGGCAGAGATGCATCCAATACTATGGTCAAGAGTAACTGATAGAAAACTTAGTAATCCAGACAATGTAAAAGTTATTAATATATCAACTTATAGACATAGAACATCTGATATTGCTGATATGGAAATAATATTTACTCCAAATACAGATTTAGCTTTATGGAACTATATTGCACATGAAATAGTATATAACAATCCAGAAGCTATTGATTGGGATTTTGTAAAAGAGCATATTGTTTTTGCAGCAAGTCCAGTTAATATTGGTTATGGAATGAGAAGAGATGATGAAAAATCAATCAAAGATGGAAAATATTCTGATAAAGAGATGGAAATTGTAAAAAAAGAGATGCAAACAATAGTTTCTGAAACTGAAGCTCCTGCACTTGCACCTTATGGCTACAAAGCTGGTGACACAATGACTCACAAAAATGCAGGTCTTGCTCACTGGGAAATATCTTTTGAAGAGTATAAAAAATTCCTTGAGCCATATAATTTAGATTATGTAGCAAAAATTGCTAAAGGTGACCCTGATGAGGATATTGAAGTATTTAAGAAAAAACTTAAACAACTTGCAGATTGGTATATAGAAAAAAGTAGAAAAGTTGTAAGTTTCTGGACAATGGGTATGAATCAACATACAAGAGGAACTTGGGTAAATACTTTAGCTTATAATGTTCACTTTTTATTAAATAAACAAGCAAAACCAGGAAGTGGAGCATTTTCACTTACAGGACAACCAAGTGCTTGTGGAACTGCAAGAGAAGTTGGAACATTTACACATAGACTTCCAGCTGATATGATGAATGAGAATCCAAAACATAGAGAAATTACAGAAAAAGCATGGAATGTGCCTCTTGGAACTATTAATCCAAAAGGAACTCAAGCTTTTATGAAAATTATGAGAGATTTAGAAGATGGAAATATGAAATTTGCTTGGGTAAATGTTAATAATCCTTGGCAAAATACAGCAAATGCAAATCACTGGCTAAAAGCAGCTAGACAAATGGATAATTTCATTGTTACAAGCGACCCTTATCCTGGAATTTCTGCGAAAGTATCAGATCTTGTTTTACCATCTGCTATGATTTATGAAAAATGGGGTGGATATGGAAATGCTGAAAGAAGAACTCAATTATGGAGACAACAAGTTCTTCCAATAGGTGATTCAATGAGTGATACTTGGCAATGGGTTGAATTATCAAAAAGATTTACAGTAAAAGAATTATGGGGAGAACAAAGCTTACTAAGTACAGATAATAAAGTAAAACTTCCAAGCATTATTGAAGAAGCAAAAGCTATGGGATATAATGAAGATACAACAATGTATGAAATTTTATTTGCAAATAAAAGAGCAAAATCTTATAAAATAGATCAAAAAGACCCAATTCAAGCTGGATTTGATAACACTGAAGCGTTTGGAGATAGTAGAAATGTTTTAGGAAGTGATGGAAAACCTTGGAAAGGATATGGATTCTTCATTCAGAAATATCTTTTTGAAGAGTATGCAGATTTTGGAAGAGGACATGCTCACGATTTAGCAGATTTTGATACTTATCATAGAGTAAGAGGACTTAAATGGCCAGTTGTTGATGGAAAAGAAACTTCTTGGAGATTTAATACAAAATATGACCCTTATGCAAAAAAAGCAAATCCAAATAGTGATTTTGCATTCTACGGAACATTAGCAAAAGAGTTAGCACAAGGAGATCTTTTAGGAGTTAAAGATAAAACTAAAAAATCTTTGAAAAATAAAGCAAAAATATTTGCAAGACCATATATGGATCCACCTGAAATGCCAGATAATGAATACCCAGTTTGGCTTAGTACTGGAAGAGTTTTAGAACACTGGCATAGTGGAACAATGACAATGAGAGTTCCTGAACTTTATAGAGCCGTTCCAGAAGCACTTTGCTATATGCACCCTGAAGATGCAAATAAATATGGTGTTAAACAAGGTGAATTAGCTTGGGTAGAAAGTAGAAGAGGAAAAGTAAAAGCAAGAGTTGAAACAAGAGGAAGAAATAGACCTAGTCGAGGTCTTGTATATGTTCCTTGGTTTGATGAAAAAGTATTTATAAACAAAGTTTGTTTAGATGCAACTTGTCCTCAATCAGGTCAAACAGATTTCAAAAAATGTGCTGTAAAAGTTTATAAGGCTTAA
- the moaA gene encoding GTP 3',8-cyclase MoaA encodes MLIDGFGRKHDYLRVSVTERCNFRCQYCMPQKPFSWVPKENLLSYEDMFKFIKVGIDEGIKKVRITGGEPLIRDNLDYFIKLISDYKNDIDLALTTNAYLLPQMAQKLKDAGLKRINISLDTLNKDRAEKIAQKDVLGTVLKGIEKAKEVGLKIKINCVPLKGINDIDIIDVLEFGKKNFFPVRYIEFMENSFAKTTAKGLNSNEILEIISKKYKNIEKVPRDTSSPAQYYKLEDGYEFGIIEPHKDDFCSSCNRIRLTAEGFLIPCLYFEDAMSIKDAIRANDVEKAAEILKKVLQNKPEKNRWSNKSDNEVSQRAFYETGG; translated from the coding sequence ATGTTAATAGATGGATTTGGAAGAAAACACGATTATTTAAGAGTATCAGTTACAGAAAGATGTAATTTTAGATGTCAATATTGTATGCCTCAGAAACCTTTCTCATGGGTTCCAAAAGAGAATTTATTATCATATGAAGATATGTTTAAATTTATAAAAGTTGGAATTGATGAAGGTATTAAAAAAGTTAGAATTACAGGTGGTGAACCACTTATAAGAGATAATTTAGACTATTTTATAAAGCTAATAAGTGATTATAAAAATGATATAGATTTAGCTCTTACAACAAATGCTTATTTACTTCCACAAATGGCACAAAAATTAAAAGATGCTGGTTTAAAACGAATAAATATCTCTTTGGATACTTTAAATAAAGATAGAGCAGAAAAAATCGCACAAAAAGATGTTTTAGGAACAGTTTTAAAAGGTATAGAAAAAGCAAAAGAAGTTGGTTTAAAAATAAAAATAAACTGTGTACCATTAAAAGGAATAAATGATATTGATATTATTGATGTTTTAGAATTTGGTAAAAAAAACTTTTTTCCTGTTAGATACATTGAATTTATGGAAAACTCTTTCGCAAAAACAACAGCAAAAGGTTTAAACTCAAATGAAATTTTAGAAATAATCTCTAAAAAATATAAAAATATAGAGAAAGTTCCTAGAGATACAAGCTCTCCAGCACAATATTATAAGCTTGAAGATGGATATGAATTTGGAATTATTGAACCTCATAAAGATGATTTTTGTTCATCATGTAATAGAATTAGACTTACAGCAGAAGGATTTTTAATACCATGTTTATATTTTGAAGATGCTATGAGTATAAAAGATGCTATAAGAGCAAATGATGTTGAAAAAGCAGCAGAAATTTTAAAAAAAGTTTTACAAAATAAACCAGAGAAAAATAGATGGTCAAATAAATCAGATAATGAAGTTTCTCAAAGAGCTTTTTATGAAACAGGTGGATAA
- a CDS encoding glycosyl transferase, with translation MKNNKIFKTFIKAVGTGIKGNRDLDFEEIYEATLQILKKDATDAQIGAFLIAWRVKLETTEEFKACIKALNSLMKVNKIDDSILLGYNSDGRERTPYLFPLYEDILKNFYEKNSDIKRLNFVISGDLLQPTKNGFGTKDIFKSFDENQYLKYIDRVEYLKELSELTSLRQELGLRTAFNTVEKLLNPSLSEYGVCGVFHKPYVEKYIDMFEDNFKKVTVIRGNEGDIEVFKDSKFWQKEQGKIVEKEFFLKDFGINIDKTFESISLEENINILKNPDKDILNLAKFNVALYLLFSSRVKTLDEAWQRMN, from the coding sequence ATGAAAAATAATAAGATTTTTAAAACCTTTATAAAAGCTGTCGGAACTGGAATAAAAGGTAACAGAGATTTAGATTTTGAAGAAATTTATGAAGCAACTCTTCAAATATTAAAAAAAGATGCAACAGATGCTCAAATTGGGGCTTTTTTGATTGCTTGGAGAGTCAAACTTGAAACTACTGAAGAGTTTAAAGCTTGTATAAAAGCTCTAAATTCTTTAATGAAAGTTAATAAAATAGATGATTCTATCTTGCTTGGATATAACAGTGATGGAAGGGAAAGAACACCATATTTATTCCCTTTATATGAAGATATTTTAAAAAATTTTTATGAAAAAAACAGTGATATAAAAAGATTAAATTTTGTAATTAGTGGAGATTTGTTACAGCCAACAAAAAATGGTTTTGGAACGAAAGATATATTTAAAAGCTTTGATGAAAATCAATATCTAAAATATATAGATAGAGTAGAATATTTAAAAGAGTTAAGTGAACTTACATCTTTAAGACAAGAACTTGGATTAAGAACAGCATTTAATACAGTTGAAAAACTTCTAAATCCAAGTTTAAGTGAATATGGAGTTTGTGGAGTTTTCCATAAACCATATGTTGAAAAATATATTGATATGTTTGAAGATAATTTTAAAAAAGTTACAGTTATAAGAGGAAATGAAGGAGATATAGAAGTTTTTAAAGATTCTAAATTTTGGCAAAAAGAACAAGGAAAAATAGTAGAAAAAGAGTTTTTCTTAAAAGATTTTGGAATAAATATAGATAAAACTTTTGAAAGTATAAGTTTAGAAGAGAATATTAATATATTGAAAAACCCAGATAAGGATATCTTAAATCTGGCAAAATTTAATGTAGCTTTATATTTACTATTCTCATCAAGAGTAAAAACTTTAGATGAAGCTTGGCAAAGAATGAATTAA